A segment of the Candidatus Pelagisphaera phototrophica genome:
AATACATTTGTAGAGTTGAACCAACCGTTCCAAGGGCTCAGTCAAACCATCACAAGTCCCCATTGAGCTACTACATGCTGGCGGACTCCATGGTCATTTTCGATCGGGCAAAGCAGACAATTCGGCTTCTCGTCAATGCGCGTCTGGCCGCTCATGAAAACCCCCAAGCCGCTTACGAGGCGGCTTTAGCCGAACTCGAGCAACTGCGCGAAACCTTAGCTAAGCCAAACCCAGCAAGCCCGGTTACGCTCCAAACGCCGAAGGACATCAAGATCCCTGACGGCAATTTTATCAAAGAGGACTTCGAAAACCTGGTGGAGCGATCTAAGGAGTACATCCGAGCGGGTGACATTTTCCAAGTCGTATTGAGCCAGCGTTTTGAGAAAGACTTCAAGCAAAGCCCGCTCGATCTATACCGCGCCCTGCGCACGGTAAATCCTTCGCCCTACATGTTCCTGCTTGAAGCGGACGGGTTCGCCATCGTAGGCGCATCTCCAGAGGTCCACGTAAAGCTAACCGGCGACAAAGTAGAGATCCGTCCCATCGCCGGCACACGGCATAGGGGAAAGACCGAAGAAGAAGACTTGGAATTGGAAAAAGACCTTCTCGCGGACGAGAAAGAAAAAGCGGAGCACCTAATGCTCATAGATCTGGCTCGCAACGACATCGGTCGTGTCTGCGAATACGGGTCCGTATCCGTTCCCGACTACATGACGATTGAGCGGTATTCCCACGTCATGCACATCGTTTCCCAAGTGGAAGGGAAGATCGCGGCCAGGAAAAACGCTTTCGACCTTATGCGAGCCACCTTCCCAGCAGGAACGGTAAGCGGCGCTCCCAAGATTCGGGCGATGCAAATTATTTCGGAAAGCGAGCCCGACCAGCGTGAGTTCTATTCGGGAGCCCTAGGCTATTTCAGTTACAATGGGAATCTCGACTCGTGCATAACGCTCCGCACTGCGATGATAAGTAGTAACAAAGTGGTCATTCAAGCGGGAGCGGGAATTGTAGCCGATTCAGATCCTACCTCTGAATACCAGGAAACGATCTTTAAGGCATCCGCTCTTTTCAAAGCTGTTGCAGTCGCCGATTCATTCTAAGATCCT
Coding sequences within it:
- the trpE gene encoding anthranilate synthase component I — protein: MSHKLQPNIDLETFEALSKKGNLIPVYADLMADLETPVTAYAKLKSESPAFLLESIEGGERLSRYTFIACRPRKIFRSDWDTTYIEETGQELRTIPTPDDPLSLIEEEIAQYNPIDFPELPPFTGGAVGYVSYEYICRVEPTVPRAQSNHHKSPLSYYMLADSMVIFDRAKQTIRLLVNARLAAHENPQAAYEAALAELEQLRETLAKPNPASPVTLQTPKDIKIPDGNFIKEDFENLVERSKEYIRAGDIFQVVLSQRFEKDFKQSPLDLYRALRTVNPSPYMFLLEADGFAIVGASPEVHVKLTGDKVEIRPIAGTRHRGKTEEEDLELEKDLLADEKEKAEHLMLIDLARNDIGRVCEYGSVSVPDYMTIERYSHVMHIVSQVEGKIAARKNAFDLMRATFPAGTVSGAPKIRAMQIISESEPDQREFYSGALGYFSYNGNLDSCITLRTAMISSNKVVIQAGAGIVADSDPTSEYQETIFKASALFKAVAVADSF